In a genomic window of Roseiflexus castenholzii DSM 13941:
- a CDS encoding CIS tube protein, which translates to MPDTSLVKAKIINLDNPSQEVECLFNPKEYTFTKQNSWSRGETPSTNVPQLEFSGGQPATLSMHLLFDTYTSARPGSKPKDVRKVYTDKLWSFMMIDPDLKDPKSTRGRPPKVRFQWGASWSFKAVITNITQKFTLFLVDGTPVRAELDVTFQQIEDTANLQPQNPTSGGIGGERVWRVREGDTLAWIAYKSYGDATRWRPIAEANGLERVRELTPGAVLVIPNE; encoded by the coding sequence ATGCCCGATACAAGCCTGGTCAAAGCCAAAATCATCAACCTTGACAACCCCTCACAAGAGGTCGAGTGTCTGTTCAACCCGAAGGAGTACACCTTCACCAAGCAGAATAGCTGGAGCCGCGGCGAAACACCCAGCACCAACGTGCCACAACTCGAATTCAGCGGCGGGCAACCGGCAACCCTGTCGATGCACCTGCTGTTCGACACCTACACAAGTGCGCGCCCCGGATCGAAACCGAAGGATGTGCGCAAAGTGTACACCGACAAACTCTGGTCGTTTATGATGATCGACCCGGACTTGAAAGACCCCAAGAGCACCCGCGGACGCCCGCCGAAAGTGCGCTTTCAGTGGGGCGCCTCCTGGTCGTTCAAAGCGGTCATCACCAACATCACCCAGAAGTTCACGTTGTTTCTCGTCGATGGAACACCGGTGCGCGCTGAACTTGACGTAACATTTCAGCAGATTGAAGACACCGCCAATCTGCAACCGCAGAACCCGACGTCTGGCGGCATTGGCGGTGAGCGGGTCTGGCGGGTGCGTGAAGGCGACACACTGGCATGGATTGCATATAAATCGTATGGCGATGCGACGCGCTGGCGCCCGATCGCCGAAGCGAACGGTCTGGAACGGGTGCGCGAGTTGACGCCAGGAGCAGTGCTGGTGATCCCCAATGAGTAA